One part of the Suncus etruscus isolate mSunEtr1 chromosome 2, mSunEtr1.pri.cur, whole genome shotgun sequence genome encodes these proteins:
- the COCH gene encoding cochlin yields MSAAWTSLLCLGVSLQLLSLEPADAEGAVPIAITCFTRGLDIRREKADVLCPGDCPLDEFPVFGNIVYASVSSICGAAVHRGVIGNSGGPVRIYSLPGRENYSAVVANGIQSQSLSRWSASFTVTKGKSGPQEATGRAVSTARPPTGKRLKKTSEKKVGNKDCKADIAFLIDGSFNIGQRRFNLQKNFVGKVALMLGIGTEGPHVGLVQASEHPKIEFYLKNFTSAKDVLFAIKEVGFRGGNSNTGKALKHTAQKFFTADTGTRKGIPKVVVVFIDGWPSDDIEEAGIVAREFGVNVFIVSVAKPIPEELGMVQDVAFVNKAVCRNNDFFSYHMPNWFGTTKYVKPLVQKLCTHEQMMCSKTCYNSVNIAFLIDGSSSVGDSNFHLMLEFVSNIAKTFEISDIGAKIAAVQFTYDQRIEFTFTDYNTKENVLAVIRSIRYMSGGTATGDAISYTTRNVFGPVRDSPNKNFLVIITDGQSYDDVRGPAAAAHDAGITIFSVGVAWAPLDDLKDMASKPKESHAFFTREFTGLEPIVSDVIRGICRDFLESQQ; encoded by the exons ATGTCCGCCGCCTGGACCTCGCTCCTCTGCCTCG GTGTGAGTCTGCAGCTGCTGTCGCTGGAGCCCGCGGACGCCGAAGGGGCCG TTCCCATCGCGATCACATGCTTCACCAGAGGCCTGGACATCCGGAGAGAGAAAGCAGACGTGCTTTGTCCAGGAGACTGTCCCCTGGATGAGTTCCCTGTGTTTGGCAATATCGTGTATGCTTCTGTGTCAAGTATCTGTGGCGCTGCCGTTCACAG GGGAGTCATCGGCAACTCAGGGGGACCAGTACGAATCTATAGTCTACCAGGCCGAGAAAACTATTCTGCTGTAGTTGCCAATGGTATCCAGTCTCAATCGCTCTCCAGGTGGTCAGCCTCTTTCACGGTGACAA AAGGCAAAAGTGGTCCCCAGGAAGCCACAGGACGAGCTGTATCCACAGCACGTCCACCAACAG GTAAAAGACTAAAGAAAACATCTGAGAAGAAAGTCGGTAATAAAG ACTGTAAAGCAGACATTGCATTTCTGATTGATGGAAGTTTTAATATTGGCCAGCGCCGATTTAACTTACAGAAGAATTTTGTTGGGAAAGTAGCTCTAATGTTGGGAATTGGAACTGAAGGACCGCATGTGGGCCTTGTGCAAGCCAG TGAACATCCCAAAATAGAATTTTACTTGAAAAACTTTACATCAGCCAAAGATGTTTTGTTTGCCATAAAGGAAGTTGGTTTCAGAGGGGGTAATTCCAATACAG GAAAagccttgaagcatactgcccaGAAATTTTTCACAGCAGATACTGGTACCAGAAAAGGTATCCCCAAGgtggtggtggtatttattgATGGCTGGCCTTCTGATGACATTGAGGAAGCAGGCATTGTGGCCCGAGAGTTTGGTGTCAATGTATTTATAGTTTCTGTGGCCAAGCCTATTCCTGAAGAACTGGGCATGGTTCAGGATGTTGCATTTGTTAATAAG GCTGTCTGTCGGAATAATGATTTCTTCTCTTACCACATGCCCAACTGGTTTGGCACCACAAAATATGTCAAGCCTCTGGTACAAAAGCTGTGCACTCATGAGCAAATGATGTGTAGCAAGACCTGTTACAATTCAGTGAATATCGCCTTTTTAATTGATGGCTCTAGCAGTGTTGGGGACAGTAACTTCCACCTTATGCTTGAATTTGTATCCAACATAGCCAAGACTTTTGAAATCTCAGACATTGGAGCAAAGATAGCTGCTGTGCAGTTCACCTATGATCAGCGTATAGAATTCACTTTCACTGACTACAACACCAAAGAGAATGTCCTAGCAGTTATTCGAAGCATCCGCTATATGAGTGGTGGTACAGCTACTGGAGATGCCATTTCCTATACCACTAGAAATGTGTTTGGTCCTGTTAGGGATAGCCCCAACAAGAACTTCCTGGTAATTATCACAGACGGGCAGTCCTATGATGATGTCCGAGGCCCTGCAGCAGCTGCCCACGATGCAG GTATCACCATTTTCTCTGTTGGTGTGGCCTGGGCACCCCTGGATGATCTGAAAGATATGGCTTCTAAGCCAAAGGAGTCACATGCGTTCTTCACAAGAGAATTCACAGGATTAGAACCAATCGTTTCTGATGTTATTAGAGGCATTTGTAGAGATTTCTTAGAATCCCAGCAGTAA